From Heliangelus exortis chromosome 11, bHelExo1.hap1, whole genome shotgun sequence:
TTACACTTATTTCCAAAATGACCTTGGAGTAACCCTATGGACACGAATtgctactgtattttttttttaagtacatcAGCAGGGCTGGATTCATGCTGCTGTCATCTTGACTTTTTGGATGGGCCATGGAGAATGCAGACAGCATTTGCAGCTGCACTGAAGAAATACTTAAGTCAAACTCAGCAATAAACAAATCTTTCCAGACTCTCTTCATTCAGAAGGGCAGTTTTGGAACATTAGAGCTGGTTATGGAAATAGCCACTGTATATACATCTGTGCCTATAAGAAAATGTATAATGTGAAAAGGAGAACAGAAGACTTGTAATAATGTTTATCCTTGGATATTCTAATAATAAGGATTATTTGTATGCATCTTGTTGTACAGATGGCATACAATAATTGGATACAATTGGTGTATGTATATAGTATTCAGTGTCTTGCAGTCTGTGCATTTAGTGGTAGAACTTCATGTACAAACTCCTGTACGCCAAGAACAGAGTAAAATAATCATTTGAGATCAGGAGAACACCAACACCTCCTCTTTTCTCGGCGCGGATTTCTCTTGGGAGGCCGTGCAGCCCTCAAGGCTCAAAACACAGCGTCTGAAACGCCCTGTGTAGTTCAGCTCCGTGCGGCCTTTGGGCGGGGCTTCCCAGCCGAGGCAGGCGGGGTGTGGTGGCGGTTCTGTCCGGCCCAAGGCGGGTTGGGCGGTACCGGGGGCTCCCGCGGCGCAGGCGCAGCTGCGGGGGGGGCGGGGCTGAACGGTGTTGCCGGAAGGGCTGAGTAGAGCTATGTTGGTCCTCGCCGGCTGCCGTCGGCTGCTGCGGGCAGCGGtgcggggaggcggcggggccATGCCCCGAAAGGTGCGGGAGAGGGGCCCAGGGCGGGCGGGTGGGTAAAGGGCGCTCGGGGTGACCGcgcctcttcctctctttcaggGAAAAGGAGCCGGGAAGGGACCGGCGGACTCGGGCGCCGCTTCGGGACCGGTGGTAGCGGCGGGTGATGGCTGCGTGAGGGTGTCGGTGCGCGCCAAGCCCGGCGCCCGGTGCAGCGCAGTCACAGGTGGGTGCTGCGGGAGGGCCTCCCCGGCCCGGGAAGGGGCTGCCGGCCGGGAGAGAGTCACGGGAGAGTTTATGTTCCTCGGGGAGAGGCGGCAGGGTGCGGGGCTGGGAAGGGTCTGGTCACCTCGGGTGAAAACGGCGCGGGACGGGCGgctcttccccctctgggaGCTACGGGCGGTAACGGGAACGAGGTGGGACAGTTGTTTTTCCTAACAAGTTGTACAGCTTATTTTTATCCcccaagttttaaaatataaataaataaattcaaaataatctgaaaagtAAAGCCGGTAACTCCACGTTGTTCTCAAAAGAATCCCGGAGCCGCTCGTTGCCGTTCCCCTCCTGTGGGTGACGCCAGGTGGTGCAGCGAGCCCGAGGTAAATCCCGCTGGATAAAGGTTTTGTCAGGAGGAACAGCAAACATAGGATACGGGCAGCTCGGATGGGCTGTGGGATTTGGTGGGTGCTCTCCGTACCCCAGAAGGCTGAGCGCTTTTGTTTGAACTACGgaaatttgaaataataaaaggtGCTCTCCCTCTGCGAGTCTGGGCTTGACCAATCCGAGCTGTTTTTAACTCAAGGGTGTGCGGGActgccctgggctgtgggagagTACCCAGGCtcagctggcagcacagggaagtTGGTGGTGGTTGTGTCATTCTCTGGGCAGATTTAGGgatggtgggttttgtttttttgtttttttttttttgtgggataACCTGATTTGTATTCTGCTACATGATGCCAAGCTGGATTACGCCTTTGTCATCTCTAGGACAGCCTAGAGAGGGGCTTGGAAAAGTGCCCTGGTTATGAGAAAAACATAATTCATGGCTGTACACTGATACAAGTCTGAAGGCTTCGCTGTTCTTGGGATCAGAAAATTGTCTTTGAACTGCCTGTTTTAGCTTTAAAATTGTGAAGTGTAAAAATATTGCTACTTGCTAACCCAGACATTTACTTGGTTTTAAATTACAATACTTTTGAAAGcataaacattaatttttacaataaaataacCAGATATTTTTAGTAATTCAAGCATaaaatccttaaaatatttgttatagATGTGACAGCTGAGGCAGTAGGTGTAGCTATTGCTGCACCTCCATCAGAAGGGGAGGCAAATGCAGAGCTGTGTCGCTACCTCTCTAAGCTTCTAGAAGTGAAGAAGAGTGAAGTTGTTTTAGAGAAGGtacttcttttgtttgtttgttttctttcagcctttccctgctgcagttTAAAGTCAAGATTTTGAGTGTATGctagtgtttgtttttcacaagctgtttttttctcagtaaagcATTATGATATAGTCTGTGTTTTATAGGTGcctttgattttttatttttattttttttatcctggtcTGCTATGTGTGAAGAGCAAGTGATTTTTGGTGcttgtttctcttctgtgtgCTATTTGTGTTATGATAAGTGCTAACATCAACAGAATCAATACAAATCCAGAAATTGATAGGAAATGATCCAGTATAAAGGTGAAGTTACCAGCTTTCTGTTCAAGGGCCTTGATTTTCATCATCAGAGGGCTAGACAGCTTCAAAAATATACTactaattttaaatttcatgttACTTTTCTGTATGGTAAGGACTTTTTCCCACTTCAG
This genomic window contains:
- the C11H15orf40 gene encoding UPF0235 protein C15orf40 homolog yields the protein MLVLAGCRRLLRAAVRGGGGAMPRKGKGAGKGPADSGAASGPVVAAGDGCVRVSVRAKPGARCSAVTDVTAEAVGVAIAAPPSEGEANAELCRYLSKLLEVKKSEVVLEKGGKSREKVVKILAPMTPDEILEKLKKEASS